One part of the Deltaproteobacteria bacterium genome encodes these proteins:
- a CDS encoding thymidine kinase produces the protein MAKLYFYYAAMNAGKSATLLQSAHNYRERGMHTLLFTPQLDDRYGQGKITSRIGLQADATIFNREYDLFVEIRAQHMKQKVNCVLIDEAQFLTKTQVLQLTLVCDHLSIPVLAYGLRTDFRGEPFEGSQYLLAWAEELIELKTVCHTGKKATMNARLGADGKRVNEGAQVEIGHNYVALSRKQFELNKVSPIEYEPPELTVECDEPNS, from the coding sequence ATGGCAAAATTATATTTCTACTACGCCGCCATGAACGCTGGTAAAAGTGCTACATTATTGCAGTCTGCGCACAACTACCGCGAACGCGGCATGCACACACTGCTCTTTACTCCCCAGCTCGATGATCGCTACGGGCAAGGTAAGATAACCAGCCGGATTGGTCTGCAGGCCGATGCGACCATTTTTAACCGAGAATACGACTTATTCGTTGAAATTCGCGCTCAGCACATGAAACAAAAAGTAAATTGTGTCCTTATCGATGAGGCCCAGTTTCTTACCAAAACGCAGGTCCTGCAGCTCACTTTAGTCTGTGATCACCTTAGTATCCCCGTGCTTGCCTACGGTCTTCGTACGGATTTTAGAGGCGAACCTTTTGAAGGCAGCCAATACCTGCTGGCTTGGGCCGAGGAGCTCATTGAGCTTAAAACCGTATGCCATACCGGCAAGAAGGCCACGATGAACGCCAGGCTTGGAGCCGACGGTAAACGCGTTAACGAAGGTGCGCAGGTTGAAATTGGGCACAATTACGTGGCACTGAGCCGAAAACAATTCGAGCTCAACAAAGTATCGCCCATTGAATATGAGCCGCCCGAATTGACTGTTGAGTGTGATGAGCCAAACTCTTAG